Proteins from a genomic interval of Stenotrophomonas sp. WZN-1:
- a CDS encoding metalloregulator ArsR/SmtB family transcription factor: MDPDKVFKALADPTRRTLLDLLCEDNGQTLGQLCEHLEMARQSVTQHLGLLEDANLISTVRRGREKLHFINPMPLHEVYERWVRKFEQQRLSLLHDLKRELEGE, encoded by the coding sequence ATGGATCCAGACAAGGTCTTCAAAGCCCTGGCCGATCCCACCCGCAGGACCCTGCTGGATCTGCTCTGCGAAGACAACGGGCAGACGCTCGGCCAGCTGTGCGAGCACCTGGAGATGGCCCGGCAATCGGTCACTCAGCACCTCGGCCTGCTGGAAGACGCCAACCTCATCAGCACCGTGCGCCGTGGACGCGAGAAGCTGCACTTCATCAACCCGATGCCGCTGCACGAGGTCTACGAGCGCTGGGTACGCAAGTTCGAGCAGCAGCGCCTCAGTCTGCTGCATGACCTGAAACGAGAACTGGAAGGAGAATGA
- a CDS encoding SRPBCC family protein, giving the protein MSAASTRFIHVIYIASTPQKVFEAITRPEIASRYWGHENVSDWKPGSRWQHVRANETRSVELVGEVVESTPPSRLVITWAAASQAENPDAYSRVTFDIVPYQDMVRLTVTHDELEPGSGMDTGIRQGWPIVLSSLKSLLETGKGLDVFAKPQ; this is encoded by the coding sequence ATGTCCGCAGCGTCCACCCGCTTCATCCACGTGATCTACATCGCCTCCACGCCGCAGAAGGTGTTCGAGGCCATCACCCGCCCCGAGATCGCCAGCCGCTACTGGGGCCACGAAAACGTTTCGGACTGGAAACCCGGCTCGCGCTGGCAGCATGTGCGCGCCAACGAAACGCGCTCGGTTGAACTGGTCGGCGAAGTGGTGGAAAGCACCCCACCCTCGCGGCTGGTCATCACCTGGGCCGCCGCCTCGCAGGCAGAGAACCCGGATGCCTACAGCCGCGTCACCTTCGATATCGTGCCCTACCAGGACATGGTGCGCCTGACCGTCACCCACGACGAACTGGAACCGGGCAGCGGCATGGATACCGGCATCCGCCAGGGCTGGCCGATCGTGCTGTCGAGCCTGAAGTCGTTGTTGGAGACCGGCAAGGGGCTGGATGTGTTTGCGAAACCGCAGTAA
- a CDS encoding GNAT family N-acetyltransferase, with amino-acid sequence MTGTGKDILNVRRASEADAPAVLALFDEVIEWFVSIGNVQQWGSEPWSTMPRRITQVTDACALPGAWVAQNEQGDARAFLALGESMPYVPAPTGPELYVRVLVASRDVRVRGIGRRLMAFADEQARAAGFDHLRVDCYGGGNGDLVRFYESCGYTRIAPFNVDGWPGMLLGRQL; translated from the coding sequence ATGACGGGAACAGGAAAGGACATCTTGAACGTCCGCCGTGCCAGCGAGGCCGATGCCCCTGCGGTGCTGGCGCTCTTCGACGAAGTCATCGAATGGTTCGTATCGATCGGCAATGTGCAGCAATGGGGCAGTGAGCCGTGGTCGACGATGCCGCGCAGGATCACCCAGGTGACCGATGCGTGCGCGCTGCCGGGAGCATGGGTTGCGCAGAACGAGCAGGGTGATGCGCGCGCGTTCCTGGCGCTGGGTGAGTCGATGCCCTATGTGCCTGCACCCACCGGGCCGGAACTGTATGTGCGGGTACTGGTGGCCTCGCGTGACGTGCGCGTGCGTGGCATCGGCCGCCGCCTGATGGCCTTTGCCGATGAGCAGGCGCGGGCTGCCGGGTTCGACCATCTGCGCGTGGACTGCTACGGCGGTGGCAACGGTGACCTGGTGCGCTTCTATGAGTCTTGCGGCTATACGCGCATCGCGCCGTTCAACGTGGACGGCTGGCCGGGCATGCTGCTGGGGCGACAGCTCTGA
- a CDS encoding DUF885 domain-containing protein: MNRRLPFVIALTLSASWTLAATPLRAAEVHPGPTSSAAWVARSNQYAQILLDAQAPFGPEDMSFMGIPGYDRLITDLQPGFPARFRAASAKARDQLKAQRANEQDPNVRQDLDIMIRAADEAIASSQLNEQLSLPWRDAPQIMFNGLRTLLSDQATPERRAFAAQRLQRYVGQDGTSPPFTELAKARYTEHATDHRLLRPSKAEVEQALGNINTYITGIRSLFARYPQPGAEASLALMEAQLKDYAQWVRTTVLPDARVDTRLPPALYANQLRQIGIDIDPQLLVQRAQVEFMETRAAMQQLAPRVVKEHGLQVTDPHDHVAVVRALKKNAIPNEQLVARYQQAIKAIEPIIRTQRIVDLPARPIIVRLGTPAESAVVQAPHLLPAPLVGNTGQQGQFVLPVALATANGNTLHYDDFNFDAARWTMSAHEGRPGHELQFTAMIERGVSLARTLFAFNSVNIEGWALYTEAEMVPYEPLDGQFIALQFRLMRAARAMLDPMINLGQIDRPAAARILRDDVGLSEAMIQQELDRYTFNAPGQAGAYFYGYSRILELRMETEIALGHRFDRLAFNNFLIDQGLLPPDVLAKAVREQFVPRQH; encoded by the coding sequence ATGAACCGCCGCCTTCCTTTCGTGATCGCGCTCACCCTCTCGGCATCGTGGACCCTCGCCGCCACGCCACTCCGAGCGGCCGAGGTGCATCCAGGCCCCACGTCATCGGCTGCCTGGGTCGCCCGCAGCAACCAGTACGCACAGATCCTGCTGGATGCGCAGGCGCCGTTCGGCCCCGAGGACATGTCGTTCATGGGCATCCCCGGCTACGACCGCCTCATCACCGACCTGCAACCGGGCTTCCCCGCGCGCTTCCGCGCCGCCAGCGCGAAGGCCCGCGACCAGCTGAAGGCACAGCGGGCCAACGAACAGGACCCGAACGTCCGTCAGGACCTGGACATCATGATCCGCGCCGCCGACGAGGCCATTGCCAGCAGCCAGCTCAACGAGCAGCTGTCACTGCCGTGGCGCGATGCGCCGCAGATCATGTTCAACGGTCTCCGCACCCTGCTCTCCGATCAGGCCACGCCGGAGCGCCGCGCATTCGCGGCACAACGCCTGCAGCGGTACGTGGGGCAGGACGGCACATCGCCGCCGTTCACCGAACTGGCCAAGGCCCGCTACACCGAACACGCGACTGATCACCGCCTGCTTCGGCCCTCCAAGGCAGAGGTCGAACAGGCCCTGGGCAACATCAACACCTACATCACCGGCATCCGGTCCCTGTTCGCCCGTTACCCGCAGCCTGGTGCCGAGGCCAGCCTGGCATTGATGGAAGCGCAGTTGAAGGACTACGCGCAATGGGTGCGTACGACGGTGCTGCCCGATGCGCGCGTAGATACGCGGCTGCCGCCTGCGCTGTATGCCAACCAGCTCCGGCAGATCGGCATCGACATCGATCCGCAGCTGCTGGTGCAGCGCGCGCAGGTGGAGTTCATGGAAACACGCGCGGCCATGCAGCAGCTGGCACCCCGTGTGGTCAAGGAACATGGATTGCAGGTCACCGATCCGCACGATCACGTCGCAGTGGTCCGCGCCCTGAAGAAGAATGCCATCCCCAACGAGCAGCTGGTCGCGCGCTATCAGCAGGCCATCAAGGCGATCGAGCCCATCATCCGCACCCAGCGCATCGTCGACTTGCCGGCCCGGCCGATAATCGTCCGCCTTGGCACCCCGGCGGAATCGGCCGTGGTGCAGGCCCCGCATCTGCTGCCGGCGCCGCTGGTCGGCAACACCGGGCAGCAGGGTCAGTTCGTCCTGCCCGTTGCACTGGCCACTGCCAACGGCAACACCCTGCACTACGACGACTTCAATTTCGATGCCGCGCGCTGGACGATGTCCGCCCACGAGGGACGGCCGGGCCACGAACTGCAGTTCACCGCGATGATCGAGCGTGGGGTCTCGCTGGCACGCACGCTGTTCGCGTTCAACTCCGTCAACATCGAAGGATGGGCGCTGTATACCGAAGCAGAAATGGTCCCGTACGAACCGCTCGACGGCCAGTTCATCGCCCTGCAGTTCCGCCTGATGCGCGCAGCACGGGCCATGCTCGATCCGATGATCAACCTGGGCCAGATCGACCGTCCCGCCGCAGCACGCATCCTGCGCGACGACGTCGGCCTGTCCGAAGCGATGATCCAGCAGGAGCTGGATCGCTACACCTTCAACGCACCGGGCCAGGCTGGCGCCTATTTCTATGGCTACAGCCGCATCCTCGAACTGCGCATGGAAACCGAGATCGCACTGGGCCACCGGTTCGACCGCCTTGCATTCAACAACTTCCTCATCGACCAGGGCCTGCTGCCGCCGGACGTTCTGGCCAAGGCAGTACGCGAGCAGTTCGTGCCCAGACAACACTAG
- a CDS encoding 3-hydroxybutyrate dehydrogenase, protein MFSGKVAVVTGSTSGIGLGIATALARQGADIVLNGFGDAAEIERLRSRLETEFGVRVAHDGADLSRGEAVRGLIDRAVATMGRIDILVNNAGIQHTASIEEFPVEKWDAILALNLSAVFHATAAALPHMKQQGAGRVINIASVHGLVGSVNKSAYVAAKHGVVGFTKVTALENAGTGITANAICPGWVRTALVEQQITALAEREGTDQESAARALLAEKQPSLQFVTPEQLGEVVVFLASDAAAQITGTALPVDGGWTAR, encoded by the coding sequence ATGTTCTCTGGAAAGGTTGCGGTGGTCACCGGCTCCACCAGCGGTATCGGTCTTGGCATTGCCACGGCGCTGGCGAGGCAGGGTGCCGACATCGTGCTGAATGGATTTGGTGATGCGGCGGAGATTGAACGCCTCCGTTCCCGGTTGGAAACCGAGTTCGGTGTTCGCGTGGCGCATGACGGTGCCGACCTGTCCCGTGGCGAGGCGGTGCGCGGACTGATCGATCGCGCCGTCGCGACGATGGGCCGCATCGACATCCTGGTGAACAATGCCGGCATCCAGCACACCGCGTCGATCGAGGAGTTTCCGGTCGAGAAGTGGGATGCGATCCTGGCGCTGAATCTCTCGGCGGTGTTTCATGCCACGGCGGCGGCCTTGCCCCACATGAAGCAGCAGGGCGCCGGCCGCGTCATCAACATTGCGTCGGTACACGGGCTGGTCGGCTCGGTGAACAAATCGGCCTATGTGGCGGCCAAGCATGGCGTGGTGGGCTTCACCAAGGTGACCGCGCTGGAGAATGCGGGCACCGGCATCACCGCCAATGCCATCTGCCCGGGCTGGGTGCGGACGGCGCTGGTCGAGCAACAGATCACTGCGTTGGCGGAGCGCGAAGGCACGGATCAAGAGTCCGCCGCGCGCGCGCTGTTGGCCGAGAAGCAGCCTTCGTTGCAGTTCGTGACGCCCGAGCAGCTGGGCGAGGTGGTGGTGTTCCTGGCCTCGGATGCCGCCGCCCAGATCACCGGCACGGCGTTGCCGGTGGACGGTGGCTGGACCGCCCGCTAG
- a CDS encoding SRPBCC domain-containing protein → MVDIAHRVGIKAPASQVYQALATPEGVAAWWAEDTQGDCEVGGTVRARFTNNGQEIGAMEMKLEQLIPGELVLWRFLAGPAEWIGTRARFVLKQEGDYCIVLFTHEGWKERVEFTSHCSTKWAVFLLSLKALVESGKGQPNPHDIRIDNWN, encoded by the coding sequence ATGGTGGATATCGCACACAGGGTCGGCATCAAGGCCCCCGCAAGCCAGGTGTACCAGGCCCTGGCCACGCCCGAAGGCGTCGCTGCCTGGTGGGCCGAAGACACCCAGGGCGACTGCGAGGTCGGCGGCACGGTCAGGGCTCGCTTCACGAACAACGGCCAGGAGATCGGCGCGATGGAAATGAAGCTGGAACAGCTCATTCCAGGCGAGCTCGTGCTCTGGCGGTTCCTAGCCGGACCTGCTGAATGGATCGGCACCCGCGCGCGCTTCGTGCTGAAGCAGGAAGGTGACTACTGCATCGTCCTGTTCACCCATGAAGGCTGGAAGGAACGCGTCGAGTTCACCTCCCACTGCAGTACCAAGTGGGCGGTTTTCCTGCTCAGCCTCAAAGCGCTGGTGGAATCCGGCAAGGGCCAGCCCAACCCACACGACATCAGGATCGACAACTGGAATTGA